The Aestuariibaculum lutulentum genome segment TCGTGTCTTACGTCGTCTGGAAATGATTTTCCTGGTACATCCATTACAGCAGGCTCATTCATGTCATTCCAAACACCTTTAACCCCTATTTCTTCAATTAATTCCTTGAAAAGGTTGGACCACCACTCACGAACTTCAGGGTTCGTAAAATCGGGGAAATAACACTCTCCCGGCCATACTTTTCCTTTCATGTATGGACCGTCGGCGCGTTTACAGAAATAATCGTTTTCCAGTCCTTCTTTAAACACCGAATACTCCTTATCGATTTTAATGCCCGGATCGATAATCACAATGGTTTTAAAGCCGTCATCAGCCAGTTCTTTAACCATGCGTTTTGGGTCCGGGAAATATTCCTTACTCCATGTGAAACATCTGAATCCTTCCATATAATCGATGTCTAAGTAAATAGCATCACAAGGAATTTTTAGCTCTCTGAATTTATTGGTGATTTCTTTTACTTTCGCTTCAGGATAATAACTCCATTTACATTGGTGATAACCTAAGGCCCAAAGCGGCGGTAATTGATGTGGTTTTCCGGTTAAATCGGTATAATTCGCAACCACTTCAGACATTTCAGGACCATAGATGAAATAGTAATTCATTTCACCACCCTGTGCCCAGAAACTGGAAACATTACGACGCTCCTGACAAAAATCGAAATACGATCTGAAGGTATTATCGAAGAAAATACCATAGGACTTTTTATGATGAAGCGCGGTGTAGAATGGAATGGTTTTATAAATAGGATCGGTATATTTTCCGTAGGCATACGAGTCGGTTACCCAGTTTTCAAAGCGTTTTCCTTTTAAATTTACATCGGCTGGTTTATCACCCAAACCGTAGTAACTTTCGCCTTCCTGAGCTACCTTAGACATTTTTACAATATCGCCGCCAAACTCATAGCTTTCTTCCCAGTGGAAACCTAATTCGTCTTCACAAAGCAGTTCGTTGGTTTGTGCTTCGTAAATAGCATTTCTCAAATCAGCTTTGTTAATATGGCACTTTAGTTTTGAGGTGATGATGATGTATTTATCTTCCTCTTCCTTAACTTCTAAATGGTTGTACCCTCTACTGGCATATTTGGTAATCGCATAAGAAAAGTCGTTTTCAAAAATACCAGTGGTGGTATATCGAAAACGCAATACACTGTCGCGAATGACAGTTATTTGTAAAATTACTCCGTTTTGCGAAGTGAAATAAAGGGTGTCAAGATTTTTTTCGTAGGAAATTATATTGGACGGAAACAAGTTTCCTTTATACTCTAATTCTGTATTTAAAATCATAAAATTATAACTTTAGTATGTGCATCATTAAAAGTACTAAAACAATTGATTTCTAATGGGCTATAATCAGCAAAAATATAAGACACAAATTGCGTAAAGCGCAACATATCAGTAATATAATTGCGTAATGTGTAACGAAAACGTTTTGGTTAGTTAAACTTGAAAACAGAAATGGCTAGCGGTGCCAAGGTAATTTCGGCTGAATAATCTTTTCCGTTCCAAGGTTTATCTTTAATGGTAATTGCTCTAGAATTTAAAACACCGCTACCACCAAAGGCCTCATCATCACTATTAAATATCTCTTTAATTTTTCCGGGTACCGGTAAACCAATGCGATATTTTTTATGAATTGTTGGTGTTAAATTACAAACCACTACAACATTTTCTTCCGGGTTTTCACCTTTTCTGATATATGAAATCACCGAGTTTTCATGGTCTCCGTAATTTATCCATTGGAAACCATCATGAGAAAAACCTTTTTCAAATAATGCCGGCGTGTTTTTGTATAGTGTATTTAAGGCTTTATAATAATTTTGGAAGTTTCTATGCGGATCGAATTCCAGAAGGTTCCAGTTTAAACTGCCCTGGAAATCCCATTCGTTATACTGACCAATTTCACCACCCATAAATAACAGTTTTGTACCCGGATGCGTAAACATATATCCAAATAAAACTCTAAGGTTAGCAAAGCGTTGCCATTCATCACCAGGCATACGGCCTAAAATGGAATTTTTACCATAAACCACTTCGTCATGAGACAGCGGCAACATAAAATTTTCAGAAAAGGCATAAGCCAAACTAAAGGTGATGTCGTTTTGATGGTATTTGCGATACACCGGATCTTTTGAGAAATATTCAAGAGTATCGTGCATCCAGCCCATCATCCATTTCATACCAAAACCTAATCCGCCAAGGAAAACAGGTTTAGAAACGCCTGGAAAAGCTGTTGACTCTTCGGCGATGGTTTGTACGTCAGGGAATGAAGCGTAAATTTCTTTATTCAGTTCTTTCATGAACTCGATGGCTTCCAGATTTTCCCTGCCTCCGAAAATATTTGGTTCCCATTCGCCGTCTTCACGAGAATAATCTAAGAATAACATCGAGGCTACAGCATCAACACGCAGACCATCGGCGTGGTATTGTTCCAGCCAGAAAATAGCATTACTAATCAGGAAAGATTTCACTTCATTACGACCGTAATTAAAGATTAAACTCTTCCAGTCCTGATGATAACCTTTGCGCTTATCAGGATGTTCGTATAGGTTTGAACCATCGAAAAACCCTAGACCATGGGCGTCTTCAGGAAAATGTGAAGGCACCCAGTCTAAAATGATTCCTATATCGTTTTGATGTAATTTATCAACTAAATATTTAAATTCTTCCGGATAACCATAACGTGAGGTAGGAGCGAAGTACCCTGTAATCTGATAACCCCATGATGGGTCGTAAGGGAACTCCATAACCGGCATGAGCTCTACGTGAGTAAAGTTCATCTCCTTAACATAATTTACCAGTTCGTCTGCCAATTCGAAATATGAAAGCGAACGGTCTTCTTCAACATTGCGTTTCCAGGATCCTAAATGAACTTCATAAACCGAGTATGGCGCGTTTAAAGCATTGTGCTTTTTACGGGTTTTCATCCAGTCGGCATCTTTCCATTTGTAGTTATCGTCCCAAACTATCGACGCTGTTTTTGGTGGATGTTCGCAACGTCTGGCATACGGATCGGCCTTTTCAGTTTTAATACCCTGATTGTGACTTTCAATTTTGTATTTATAAAGATTTCCTTTGCCAACAAACGGAATAAAACCTTCCCAAATACCGCTACTATCCCAACGAACATTTAATTCATGTTCGCCTTCGGTCCAGAAGTTAAAGTCACCAATAACAGATACGCGTTTGGCGCTTGGTGCCCATACCGCAAAGTAGGTGCCTTCAATGCCATCAACTGTTACTAAATGTGAGCCAAATTTTTCGTAAAGCCTATAGTGTTTACCAGCTTTAAATAAATTGATATCGAAGTCTGTGAAAAGACTATAAACTTTTGTTTGAGCCATATATTATATTACAAATCCGTTAGGTATAGTTGCGCCACTTTTTACGACTACAATGCCGTCTCTTACTGCGTACATATCGTTTTCGGTGTCTTCAAGATGGTCACCGCCATTAATTCTTACATCGTCTCCAATACGACAGTTTTTGTCTAAAATAGCATTCTTAATAAAGCATCGTTCGCCAATACCTAATAATATTTTAATGTCTTTTTCTTCTATTTCCTGAAGGGTTTCATAATAATCGTTACCCATCATATAAGTTTTAATTACCGTAGATTCCTTACCTATGCGTGCGCGAATACCAATAACCGATTCTTCAATTTTTGCAGCTGCAATAATACATCCTTCAGCAATAACGGCTTTGTCTAATGTGGTTCCGGCAAGTTTTGTTGTTGGCAACATTCTGGCATGCGTATAAATACGTCTGTTTTCGTCGTATAAATCGAATTTAGGAATGTTAGCCGTTAAACTAATATTAGCTTCAAAGAAAGATTCAATAGTTCCAATATCGGTCCAGTAGCCTTCATACTGATAACTTAAGGTTTTATGTTCTGCAATAGACTGTGGAATGATTTCTTTACCAAAATCGATAGTCGATTCATCATTCATTAATTTGATTAATAAATCGCGATTGAAGATATAAATACCCATAGAAGCCAGGTAATTTCTGCCTTCAGCTTTCATTTCATCACTAACCTCCGATGTCCAATCCGGTAACAAACTGGCATCTGGTTTTTCTATGAATGCCGTTATTATACTTTCTTCATCCGATTTTAAAATACCAAAACTAGTAGCATCTTTTGCGTTCACTGGAATGGTAGCAATAGAGATTTCTGCTCCACATTTTTCGTGAGCATCAATCATTTTGTCGTAATCCATCTGGTAAAGCTGGTCACCAGATAAAATTAACGCGTATTCGAAATCGTGCCTTAATACGTGGTGCATACTTTGGCGAACGGCATCTGCTGTTCCTTGAAACCAACCTTTGTTGTCTGGAGTTTGTTCTGCAGCCAATACATCGACAAACGCGCTACTGAAAAAACTAAAGTGGTATGTGTTTTTAATGTGGCGATTTAATGAAGCAGAATTGAATTGTGTTAAGACAAACATACGCTTAATGTCTGCATTAATACAGTTAGAAATAGGAATATCGACCAACCTGTATTTTCCGGCGATAGGTACTGCCGGTTTTGAGCGCTGTTGCGTTAATGGGTGTAATCTAGATCCTTGTCCACCACCAAGTATGATGGCTAAAACCTTGTTGTTAATCATTGCTGGCTAGTTTTTAATGTGTTATATAAATTAATGTATTCTTCAGCAGAAGCGTCCCAAGAATGGTCGATGGCCATAATCTTGCTTCTAATGCCTTTATAGTTTGGTTGGTCTTTAAATAGGGTAATAGCTCTATCTATAGCTTCGGTTATTTCTGAAACGGTTGTATTTGGATGGCAAATACCAAAGCCGTCTTTTTCATTAATATCAGTTACGGTATCTTTTAAACCGCCAATGCTTCTTACAATAGGAATGGTTCCATATCGCAGTGCATACATTTGATTTAAGCCACAAGGCTCAACACGAGAGGGCATTAGTAAAAAATCGGCCCCGGCATAAATGATATGTGATAACTTTTCATCGTAACCTATAAATGCGTTATAGGTGCCAGCAAAGTCTGGTTTTAAATCTTGTAATTGAGATTCGGTAGTTTTACTTCCCGATCCCAGTAATAAAATAGAAAGGTTGTCTTTTTCGAGTGCTATTTTAAAGACTTCAGGAAACAGATCTGATCCTTTTTCGTCTACCAGTCTGCCAATAAAAGCAAACAAAGGTTTTTTAAAGTCTAAATTAAAGGTGTCGCACAGGTGTTTTTTATTGACAGCAGCACCTTCATCAACTGTTTTAATCGAATAATTTTTTACAATGTAAGTATCGGTTTCCGGATTCCAGACATTGGTGTCTATGCCATTTAAAATTCCTGTGCATTTTGGGCTTTCGGCACTTAATAAGCTTTCTAAGCCATTGGCCGCCTGTTTTAATTCTTCCATGTAACTAGGCGATACCGTAGTAACCCCCCAGGCACATTTTATACCTGCTGCCAGAGGATTGATTTGATTTCCCCAATCCAGTAATCCCACATGATCAAAGTTGAAAGGAGGAATCAAGCCTACCTTATCATGCGAAAACCAGCCTTGATATTGCGCATTATGAATAGTAATAAGATTCGGAATTTTTCTAAAAGCTTCGTATTTATAACTTTCCTGAAGCATGAATGGCACCAAACCAGTATGGTGGTCGTGACAGTGTATAATATCCGGGTAATCATGCCAGGTTAGCAACCAGTCTAATACTCCTATTTGAAATGCTAAAAAACGCTCGGTATCATCAAAAGAATACACATAATCTTTAAATAACAAATCGGGAATATTAACGAAAAAGACATCAAAATCTAATGGCTTATCTTTTAGAACTAAAATCTGGAAATCGAAAACCGAATCGCCTAGATTTAGCTGTGCATCATAAACTGAAGAAAACGTATTTTCTTGAGTAAACTTGTTATCATAAAACGGCATGATAACCTGTGATGTGTTGTTTGCACTGTTTTGATATTTTGGTAAAGCACCGACAACATCAGCCAATCCGCCTACCTTAGCAACGGGATAACATTCTGCACTTATATGTAAAATAGTCATTAAATATTTTTGCTTTGTTATAAACTTACAAAAATATTGTCCACTTTTTTAACATACGTTCATTTTTAAAGAAAAAATTACATTATCGAAATAATTCAAAAATATCAATAATAATTTCTTATAAAAACGCGTGCTGATTACATAAATGTTAGTCGTTAAGCTTTAATACCGCCATAAATGCTTGCTGAGGAATTTCAACGTTACCAACTTGTCTCATACGCTTTTTACCTTTTTTCTGTTTTTCAAGTAATTTACGCTTACGAGATATATCTCCACCATAACATTTTGCTGTTACGTCTTTACGTAAAGCTTTGATGGTTTCACGAGATATAATTTTGGCTCCAACAGCTGCCTGAATTGGAATATCGAACTGCTGACGAGGTATAAGTTCTCTTAATTTTTCACACATTTTTCGCCCGATAGTTTGTGCGTTTTCAGCATGAATTAAGGCTGAAAGCGCATCAACAGGTTGAGCATTTAATAAGATGTCTAAACGTACTAATTTAGATGGTTTCATACCAATTGGGTGGTAATCGAAAGATGCATAACCTTTAGATACGGTTTTTAATCGATCGTAGAAATCGAATACAATTTCAGCTAAAGGCATTTCAAATGATAATTCTACTCGTTCAGGAGTTAAATAGGTTTGATTGGTTACAATACCACGCTTTTCGATACACAACGACATAACGTTACCAATAAAGTCTGATTTGGTAATGATGGTCGCTTTAATATAGGGTTCTTCAACGCGATTTAAAGTTGAAGGATCTGGTAAATCTGACGGGTTGTTTACAATAATGGTTTGGTCAGGATTTTTGTTAGTAAACGCATGGTACGATACGTTAGGCACGGTTGTAATTACCGTCATATCGAATTCACGTTCTAAACGCTCCTGAATAATTTCCATGTGAAGCATTCCTAAGAATCCACAACGGAAACCAAACCCTAATGCTGCCGAGCTTTCCGGTTGGAAAACTAACGAAGCATCATTTAACTGTAGTTTTTCCATTGAGGCACGTAATTCTTCGTAATCTTCAGTATCTACAGGGTAAATTCCGGCGAATACCATTGGTTTTACATCTTCGAAACCTTCTACAATATTTTGTGTTGGTCTTTCAAAATCAGTAATGGTATCACCAACTTTTACTTCTTTTGCGGTTTTAATACCTGTAATAAGATAGCCAACATCTCCGGTTTTAATATCTTTTTTAGCAACTTGAGTTAGTTTTAACGTTCCAACTTCATCGGCATAATAGTCTTTACCGGTTGCAACGAATTGAATGTGCTGGCCTTTTTTAATTTCACCATT includes the following:
- a CDS encoding glycoside hydrolase family 31 protein; protein product: MILNTELEYKGNLFPSNIISYEKNLDTLYFTSQNGVILQITVIRDSVLRFRYTTTGIFENDFSYAITKYASRGYNHLEVKEEEDKYIIITSKLKCHINKADLRNAIYEAQTNELLCEDELGFHWEESYEFGGDIVKMSKVAQEGESYYGLGDKPADVNLKGKRFENWVTDSYAYGKYTDPIYKTIPFYTALHHKKSYGIFFDNTFRSYFDFCQERRNVSSFWAQGGEMNYYFIYGPEMSEVVANYTDLTGKPHQLPPLWALGYHQCKWSYYPEAKVKEITNKFRELKIPCDAIYLDIDYMEGFRCFTWSKEYFPDPKRMVKELADDGFKTIVIIDPGIKIDKEYSVFKEGLENDYFCKRADGPYMKGKVWPGECYFPDFTNPEVREWWSNLFKELIEEIGVKGVWNDMNEPAVMDVPGKSFPDDVRHDYEGNPCSHRKAHNIYGMQMARATYQGLKKFAYPKRPFVITRAAYSGTQRYTSSWTGDNVASWEHLSIANIQAQRMCMSGFSFIGSDIGGFAEQPNGELYARWIQLGIFHPFCRTHSSGDHGDQEPWTFGKNITNVVRKFIELRYQLLPYLYTAFWRYAEEGIPILKSLVLYDQQDTHTHYRSDEFICGEKILACPILEPNAKGRRMYFPAGEWYNFWTDEIVEGGQELWVDADLDSMPIFIKSGALIPKYPVQQYVGEKEIEELKLDVYFKIGKETSQVYEDAHDGYDYIKGRYSLRNFTLTGKTTELIIQQHKLGKYTTPYDTFKLQLHGLPFKIKKVIIDKVEYSFKDIKLNGDNSFIINKDFTDLHIL
- the glgB gene encoding 1,4-alpha-glucan branching protein GlgB — its product is MAQTKVYSLFTDFDINLFKAGKHYRLYEKFGSHLVTVDGIEGTYFAVWAPSAKRVSVIGDFNFWTEGEHELNVRWDSSGIWEGFIPFVGKGNLYKYKIESHNQGIKTEKADPYARRCEHPPKTASIVWDDNYKWKDADWMKTRKKHNALNAPYSVYEVHLGSWKRNVEEDRSLSYFELADELVNYVKEMNFTHVELMPVMEFPYDPSWGYQITGYFAPTSRYGYPEEFKYLVDKLHQNDIGIILDWVPSHFPEDAHGLGFFDGSNLYEHPDKRKGYHQDWKSLIFNYGRNEVKSFLISNAIFWLEQYHADGLRVDAVASMLFLDYSREDGEWEPNIFGGRENLEAIEFMKELNKEIYASFPDVQTIAEESTAFPGVSKPVFLGGLGFGMKWMMGWMHDTLEYFSKDPVYRKYHQNDITFSLAYAFSENFMLPLSHDEVVYGKNSILGRMPGDEWQRFANLRVLFGYMFTHPGTKLLFMGGEIGQYNEWDFQGSLNWNLLEFDPHRNFQNYYKALNTLYKNTPALFEKGFSHDGFQWINYGDHENSVISYIRKGENPEENVVVVCNLTPTIHKKYRIGLPVPGKIKEIFNSDDEAFGGSGVLNSRAITIKDKPWNGKDYSAEITLAPLAISVFKFN
- a CDS encoding glucose-1-phosphate adenylyltransferase, which gives rise to MINNKVLAIILGGGQGSRLHPLTQQRSKPAVPIAGKYRLVDIPISNCINADIKRMFVLTQFNSASLNRHIKNTYHFSFFSSAFVDVLAAEQTPDNKGWFQGTADAVRQSMHHVLRHDFEYALILSGDQLYQMDYDKMIDAHEKCGAEISIATIPVNAKDATSFGILKSDEESIITAFIEKPDASLLPDWTSEVSDEMKAEGRNYLASMGIYIFNRDLLIKLMNDESTIDFGKEIIPQSIAEHKTLSYQYEGYWTDIGTIESFFEANISLTANIPKFDLYDENRRIYTHARMLPTTKLAGTTLDKAVIAEGCIIAAAKIEESVIGIRARIGKESTVIKTYMMGNDYYETLQEIEEKDIKILLGIGERCFIKNAILDKNCRIGDDVRINGGDHLEDTENDMYAVRDGIVVVKSGATIPNGFVI
- a CDS encoding glycogen synthase, which produces MTILHISAECYPVAKVGGLADVVGALPKYQNSANNTSQVIMPFYDNKFTQENTFSSVYDAQLNLGDSVFDFQILVLKDKPLDFDVFFVNIPDLLFKDYVYSFDDTERFLAFQIGVLDWLLTWHDYPDIIHCHDHHTGLVPFMLQESYKYEAFRKIPNLITIHNAQYQGWFSHDKVGLIPPFNFDHVGLLDWGNQINPLAAGIKCAWGVTTVSPSYMEELKQAANGLESLLSAESPKCTGILNGIDTNVWNPETDTYIVKNYSIKTVDEGAAVNKKHLCDTFNLDFKKPLFAFIGRLVDEKGSDLFPEVFKIALEKDNLSILLLGSGSKTTESQLQDLKPDFAGTYNAFIGYDEKLSHIIYAGADFLLMPSRVEPCGLNQMYALRYGTIPIVRSIGGLKDTVTDINEKDGFGICHPNTTVSEITEAIDRAITLFKDQPNYKGIRSKIMAIDHSWDASAEEYINLYNTLKTSQQ
- the lepA gene encoding translation elongation factor 4 codes for the protein MKNIRNFCIIAHIDHGKSTLADRLLDFTGSVTEREKQNQLLDNMDLERERGITIKSHAIQMDYVYEGEKYTLNLIDTPGHVDFSYEVSRSIAACEGALLIVDAAQSIQAQTISNLYLALENDLEIIPVLNKVDLPSANPEEVTDDIVDLLGCDPEDVVHASGKTGFGVDNILKAIIERIPAPKGDPNAPLQALIFDSVYNTFRGIETYFRVFNGEIKKGQHIQFVATGKDYYADEVGTLKLTQVAKKDIKTGDVGYLITGIKTAKEVKVGDTITDFERPTQNIVEGFEDVKPMVFAGIYPVDTEDYEELRASMEKLQLNDASLVFQPESSAALGFGFRCGFLGMLHMEIIQERLEREFDMTVITTVPNVSYHAFTNKNPDQTIIVNNPSDLPDPSTLNRVEEPYIKATIITKSDFIGNVMSLCIEKRGIVTNQTYLTPERVELSFEMPLAEIVFDFYDRLKTVSKGYASFDYHPIGMKPSKLVRLDILLNAQPVDALSALIHAENAQTIGRKMCEKLRELIPRQQFDIPIQAAVGAKIISRETIKALRKDVTAKCYGGDISRKRKLLEKQKKGKKRMRQVGNVEIPQQAFMAVLKLND